The following proteins are co-located in the Stigmatella aurantiaca genome:
- a CDS encoding alpha/beta hydrolase, producing MKGVLETREVQSPALESNPLGDPARRRLTVYLPPGYGDGAQRYPSVYFLHAFTNSGSSWTNTSPFTPSVPERLDALIASGQVPPVIGVFPDGWTLLGGSQWINSDAIGRYRDYLVKDVLGFVDRTYRTLPKAASRAVLGHSSGGYGALVMGRYHPELFSHLGSHSGDCYFEYCYMPDLPKAAGALLKMGGLEAWHQDFKKRSRETKPRGEDFAVINVLAMAAAYSPKKGEPLNIELPFDPQTARLKLEVWNRWLVHDPVRFVPKFLDAFRKVKSVFLDCGTRDEFNLRWGTRILAEEFKASGVELRHEEFEDSHSGVSYRFENSLGFLIPRMAQE from the coding sequence ATGAAGGGAGTGCTTGAGACGCGCGAGGTGCAGTCGCCCGCACTGGAGTCGAACCCCCTGGGAGATCCCGCCCGCCGCCGGCTGACGGTGTACCTGCCCCCGGGCTATGGCGACGGAGCTCAGCGCTACCCCAGCGTCTACTTCCTGCACGCCTTCACCAACAGCGGAAGCTCGTGGACGAACACCTCTCCGTTCACCCCCAGCGTGCCGGAGCGGCTGGACGCGCTCATCGCCTCCGGGCAGGTGCCCCCCGTCATCGGCGTGTTCCCGGATGGGTGGACCTTGCTCGGTGGCAGCCAGTGGATCAACAGCGACGCCATCGGGCGCTACCGCGATTACCTGGTGAAGGACGTGCTGGGCTTCGTGGATCGCACCTACCGCACGCTGCCCAAGGCGGCCTCGCGGGCGGTGCTGGGGCACAGCTCGGGCGGCTACGGCGCGCTGGTGATGGGCCGCTACCACCCGGAGCTGTTCTCGCACCTGGGCAGCCACTCCGGCGACTGCTACTTCGAGTACTGCTACATGCCGGACCTGCCCAAGGCGGCCGGGGCGCTGCTCAAGATGGGCGGGCTGGAGGCCTGGCACCAGGACTTCAAGAAGCGCTCCCGGGAGACGAAGCCGCGCGGCGAGGACTTCGCGGTCATCAACGTGCTCGCCATGGCGGCGGCGTACTCGCCGAAGAAGGGCGAGCCGCTCAACATCGAGCTTCCGTTCGATCCGCAGACGGCCCGCCTGAAGCTGGAGGTGTGGAACCGCTGGCTGGTGCATGACCCGGTGCGCTTCGTGCCCAAGTTCCTGGACGCGTTCCGCAAGGTGAAGTCCGTGTTCCTCGACTGCGGCACGCGGGACGAGTTCAACCTGCGCTGGGGCACGCGCATCCTGGCCGAGGAGTTCAAGGCCAGCGGCGTGGAGCTGCGGCACGAGGAGTTCGAGGACTCCCACTCGGGCGTGTCCTACCGCTTCGAGAACTCGCTGGGCTTCCTCATTCCAAGAATGGCGCAGGAGTAA
- the coaBC gene encoding bifunctional phosphopantothenoylcysteine decarboxylase/phosphopantothenate--cysteine ligase CoaBC: protein MDVSSLQGRRVVVGVGGGIAAYKACELVRELGRAGAQVRVAMTASAQQFVTPLTFQALSGHPVLTDYFDPAQEGNFGHLDLARWAELFLVVPATADLLAKIRMGMAGDAVTTSLLAFRGPVVVAPAMNVAMWDNRRTQENLEELLSDPRFTRVGPGAGLLACGDVGEGRLAPVPDIVLAAAARFGKGPLAGQKVLLTAGPTREFLDPVRFISNPSTGKMGLALAEAARTMGAQVTVVLGPVGAVDRTGLEVVDVVTAEEMAREVLARVQEADWFIASAAVSDWRPETRAPQKVKKGEKPEVLTLVRTPDVLAEASRRVAGSPRRPVLVGFAAETERVLEHAREKLERKGLDAIVANDVTVAGAGFGTETNQVSVLTRSGTRQDLSGTKRDVARGILEWLLPLAPAPAGHVPPGHGRDA from the coding sequence ATGGACGTCTCGTCATTGCAGGGCCGCCGGGTAGTCGTGGGGGTAGGCGGTGGCATCGCGGCCTACAAGGCGTGCGAGCTGGTCCGGGAGCTGGGACGGGCGGGCGCGCAGGTGCGGGTGGCCATGACGGCCTCGGCGCAGCAGTTCGTCACGCCGCTGACCTTCCAGGCGCTCAGCGGGCACCCGGTGCTCACCGACTATTTCGATCCTGCCCAGGAGGGGAACTTCGGGCACCTGGATCTGGCGCGCTGGGCGGAGCTGTTCCTGGTGGTGCCCGCGACGGCGGACCTGCTGGCGAAGATTCGCATGGGCATGGCCGGGGACGCGGTGACGACGTCCTTGCTGGCGTTCCGGGGGCCCGTGGTGGTGGCCCCCGCGATGAACGTGGCGATGTGGGACAACCGGCGGACGCAGGAGAACCTGGAGGAGCTGCTCTCGGATCCGCGCTTCACGCGCGTGGGGCCCGGGGCGGGGCTCCTGGCCTGTGGGGACGTGGGCGAGGGGCGGCTGGCGCCGGTGCCGGACATCGTCCTGGCGGCGGCGGCGCGGTTCGGCAAGGGGCCCCTGGCGGGCCAGAAGGTGCTGCTGACGGCGGGGCCCACGCGCGAGTTCCTGGATCCGGTGCGCTTCATCTCCAATCCCTCGACGGGGAAGATGGGGCTGGCGCTCGCGGAGGCCGCGCGGACGATGGGGGCGCAGGTGACGGTGGTGCTCGGCCCGGTGGGGGCGGTGGACCGGACCGGGCTGGAGGTGGTGGACGTGGTGACCGCCGAGGAGATGGCGCGCGAGGTGCTCGCCCGGGTGCAGGAGGCGGACTGGTTCATCGCCTCCGCGGCGGTGAGCGACTGGCGGCCGGAGACGCGGGCGCCCCAGAAGGTGAAGAAAGGGGAGAAGCCCGAGGTGCTGACGCTGGTGCGCACGCCGGACGTGCTCGCGGAGGCCTCGCGGCGGGTGGCTGGCAGCCCCCGGAGGCCCGTGCTGGTGGGGTTCGCGGCGGAGACCGAGCGGGTGCTGGAACACGCCCGCGAAAAGTTGGAGCGGAAGGGGTTGGATGCCATCGTCGCCAACGACGTGACGGTGGCAGGGGCGGGCTTTGGAACGGAGACCAACCAGGTGTCGGTGTTGACGCGCTCGGGGACCCGGCAAGACCTGTCGGGCACCAAGCGGGACGTCGCCCGGGGCATCCTGGAGTGGCTCCTGCCCCTTGCTCCCGCTCCAGCCGGGCATGTGCCTCCGGGGCACGGAAGAGATGCATGA
- a CDS encoding carboxypeptidase regulatory-like domain-containing protein, producing the protein MRKWLFIGASSVLVVVCVALLWPNAGPPPTPGASAPSATRTLPQFQSVEVSSGESEGLTLTGRVLDPSGRPVADAEVFLAASAQKTLTSVRCDACGQALLACPAHESSLHALAFFEQQQGFLTPRASVRTDADGKFRFERLAGVSFSVWAKAPGFGAAMRERAAPGEAVELYLPTLRTIQGQVVDDAGRPVPGARVHAVSRRTALPYEAKAAGQGMFTLDGLGEGPFYVLASAPGFLPAVAQQVEAGPQTVRLRLTPARTLEVRVTKDGAPAPAKVRLKGDHLVREARTEGAPARFTGLFPDEVVVTAEAGSLGSAPRIVTLDETVTQVTLELEEAGRLLVTVVDEAGEPVPQPEVTLRTNKGEVIRQEKAQTGALVELGPLGVGDYTLVGHAEGFRDVELPARVKAGETSLELEMARATLISGQVMDEYGRPAPGVSVLVQPTGDAVLADADGHFSAPVPTPGLYELHAHHSEWGGGRLKVTAPASNVRLELEPAAAMEITVSAEGRRVEGADVVLWIESQGIFRSDRPSGPDGVVPIRGLPGGSYWMVASHPDYQPSERQQVSVEDGQTLKLTAELRPGAMLSGDVVDDQGAPVSGATLVVVPRGAEPVASDARGHFEIRALKPDRTYRVEARHPGYDQETPVDGRPGGASVKVVLKRRPLFRGRVLSEDGSPLKRFRLDEHEVSSPDGRFELALPTAGDRLIVSVEAAGHEPRMVDRPVTPDLGDLVLQKAPTLSGLVRDEGGAPTPDAVVTCDVCDESVLSGPDGRFTLASPPYVAQYSVSARKGRLTATRTVPRQSPEQVELTLRPATRVSGTVFLPSGQVAAGFQLEGVNADRGEPVTIVTGPDGRYSVELSPGSYRFMLGSQREFAGEPALLVRIGGAEQRLDIGPAPGSAPLTVVLQPDRGKALWVVAGEVGSVGSPPTELLRAAYGQMIYQPRTERITLYGLPPGSYTLVWANFHSETPEGPVIRTVRIPSPAEVSLVR; encoded by the coding sequence ATGCGGAAATGGCTCTTCATAGGGGCGTCGTCCGTCCTGGTGGTCGTGTGTGTGGCCTTGCTCTGGCCCAATGCCGGCCCCCCGCCCACGCCGGGCGCCTCGGCCCCCTCCGCGACCCGGACGCTTCCCCAGTTCCAGTCCGTGGAGGTCTCCTCCGGTGAGTCCGAGGGGCTGACGCTGACCGGCCGGGTGCTGGACCCCTCGGGCCGCCCCGTCGCCGATGCCGAGGTGTTCCTCGCGGCCAGCGCCCAGAAGACCCTGACCTCCGTGCGCTGCGACGCGTGTGGCCAGGCGCTCCTGGCCTGCCCGGCCCACGAGAGCAGCCTCCACGCCCTGGCCTTCTTTGAGCAGCAACAAGGTTTCCTCACCCCCCGGGCCAGCGTGCGCACGGATGCGGACGGGAAGTTCCGCTTCGAGCGGCTGGCGGGGGTGTCCTTCTCGGTGTGGGCGAAGGCGCCGGGGTTCGGCGCGGCCATGCGCGAGCGGGCCGCCCCGGGCGAGGCCGTGGAGCTGTACCTGCCCACGCTGCGCACCATCCAGGGGCAGGTGGTGGACGACGCGGGCCGGCCGGTGCCGGGGGCGCGCGTCCACGCGGTGTCCCGCCGCACGGCGCTGCCATACGAGGCGAAGGCGGCGGGGCAGGGGATGTTCACGCTGGATGGGCTGGGCGAAGGGCCCTTCTATGTGCTGGCCAGTGCGCCGGGGTTCCTGCCCGCGGTGGCGCAGCAGGTCGAGGCCGGGCCGCAGACGGTGCGCCTGCGGCTGACGCCCGCCCGGACGCTGGAGGTCCGGGTGACGAAGGATGGGGCGCCCGCGCCGGCCAAGGTCCGGCTGAAGGGGGACCACCTCGTGCGGGAGGCGCGCACGGAAGGGGCGCCCGCACGGTTCACGGGCCTGTTTCCGGATGAAGTCGTGGTTACCGCGGAGGCCGGGAGCCTGGGCTCCGCGCCGCGCATCGTCACGCTGGACGAGACGGTGACGCAGGTGACGCTGGAGCTGGAGGAGGCGGGCCGGTTGCTCGTCACCGTGGTGGATGAGGCGGGCGAGCCCGTGCCTCAACCCGAGGTGACATTGCGCACCAACAAGGGCGAGGTGATCCGTCAGGAGAAGGCGCAGACGGGCGCGCTCGTGGAGCTGGGTCCGCTGGGCGTCGGGGACTACACGCTGGTGGGCCATGCGGAGGGCTTCCGCGACGTGGAGCTGCCCGCGCGGGTGAAGGCCGGGGAGACGTCCCTGGAGCTGGAGATGGCGCGGGCGACGCTGATCTCCGGCCAGGTAATGGACGAGTACGGCCGGCCCGCGCCCGGGGTCTCGGTGCTGGTGCAGCCCACCGGGGACGCGGTGCTGGCGGATGCGGACGGCCACTTCTCCGCCCCGGTGCCGACGCCCGGGTTGTACGAGCTGCACGCGCACCACTCGGAGTGGGGCGGGGGGCGGCTGAAGGTGACGGCGCCCGCCTCCAACGTGCGGCTGGAGCTGGAGCCCGCCGCCGCCATGGAGATCACGGTGAGCGCCGAGGGCCGGCGCGTGGAGGGCGCGGACGTCGTCCTCTGGATCGAATCCCAGGGCATCTTCCGCAGCGACCGGCCCTCCGGCCCGGATGGCGTGGTGCCCATCCGGGGGCTCCCGGGGGGCTCCTACTGGATGGTGGCCTCGCATCCAGACTACCAGCCCTCGGAGCGGCAGCAGGTGTCGGTGGAGGACGGGCAGACGCTGAAGCTCACCGCGGAGCTGCGCCCGGGGGCCATGCTCTCGGGAGACGTAGTGGATGATCAGGGCGCGCCGGTGTCCGGCGCCACGCTCGTGGTGGTGCCGCGCGGCGCGGAGCCGGTGGCCAGTGACGCGCGGGGGCATTTCGAGATCCGCGCCCTGAAGCCGGACCGCACCTACCGGGTGGAGGCCCGCCACCCGGGGTATGACCAGGAGACGCCCGTCGATGGCCGCCCCGGTGGGGCCTCGGTGAAGGTGGTGCTCAAGCGCCGCCCGCTCTTCCGGGGCCGCGTGCTGAGCGAGGATGGCTCCCCGCTGAAGCGCTTCCGGCTGGACGAGCACGAGGTGTCCAGCCCCGATGGGCGCTTCGAGCTCGCGCTGCCCACGGCGGGAGATCGCCTCATCGTCTCGGTGGAGGCCGCGGGCCACGAGCCCCGGATGGTGGACCGGCCGGTGACGCCCGATCTGGGAGACCTGGTGCTCCAGAAGGCCCCGACCCTCTCGGGGCTGGTGCGTGACGAGGGCGGTGCGCCCACCCCGGATGCGGTGGTGACGTGTGACGTGTGCGACGAGTCCGTGCTCTCCGGCCCGGATGGACGCTTCACCCTGGCGAGCCCCCCGTACGTGGCGCAGTACTCGGTGTCCGCGCGCAAGGGCCGGTTGACCGCCACGCGCACCGTGCCCCGGCAGAGCCCGGAGCAGGTGGAGCTGACGCTGCGGCCCGCCACGCGCGTGTCGGGCACCGTCTTCCTGCCGAGCGGCCAGGTGGCGGCGGGCTTCCAGTTGGAGGGCGTCAACGCGGACCGCGGCGAGCCCGTCACCATCGTGACCGGGCCCGATGGGCGCTACAGCGTGGAGCTGTCCCCGGGAAGCTACCGGTTCATGCTGGGCTCCCAGCGGGAGTTCGCCGGCGAGCCCGCGCTGCTGGTGCGCATTGGCGGCGCGGAGCAGCGGCTGGACATCGGGCCCGCCCCGGGCTCGGCGCCGCTCACCGTGGTGCTCCAGCCGGACCGGGGCAAGGCGCTCTGGGTGGTGGCCGGGGAGGTGGGGTCCGTGGGCAGTCCTCCCACGGAGCTGCTGCGGGCCGCCTACGGGCAGATGATCTACCAGCCGAGGACGGAGCGGATCACCCTGTATGGGCTGCCTCCCGGCAGCTACACGCTGGTATGGGCCAACTTCCACTCGGAGACGCCCGAGGGGCCCGTCATCCGCACGGTGCGTATTCCCAGCCCGGCGGAGGTGTCCCTGGTCCGCTGA
- a CDS encoding GH92 family glycosyl hydrolase translates to MKRHTWKVLGLALLGPLWAQQALALPSDYVNALRGSNSGGGYSRGNTFPATAVPFGFNFWTPMTDANSTSWIYDYTRGSIQAFTISHMPSPWMGDRQTFQVMPQTGAVTVDRAARAAAYSHANEVARAHTYSVKFNNGIQTEIAPTDHAASWRFTFPGSASYLLFDTVNGVGGSLSIDRTNGSISGYTDHATGWGPAPRMYFYARFSKAIADSANVTGQRAVTSWVRFNTVAGEKVTMSMATSFLSVAQAQANLAQEVGTKGFDTVKQEAQDAWNAVLGKIEVEGASEDQKTILYSNLYRTFLYPNSAWENVGGTPRYASPYASGHPVKTGKIYVNNGFWDTYRTTWPLYTLLVPTKTGEMLDGFVNGYKDGGWVTRWSAPGYANIMVGTNSDIIFADSYLKGVRNFDVPAAYDSMVRNAATYSSDPARGRKGMHRSIFLGYTPQDVVGESTSWSLEGYLNDFGIAQLAQALGKTEDAQYYLNRSLNYVHLFSPSVGFFRGKNANGSWRTSDADFKANRWGCEYTEGNAWHYAVLAPQDGQGLANLYAGRSGLANKLDALFEAPRDYDVGCYGGVIHEMKEGYDVNMGQYAHSNQPVHHTPYMYNYAGTPWRTQERVRHILNTQYQSGLTNGYGYLGDEDNGEMSAWYLFSAMGFYPVSMGRPEYAVGAPFFTKMTVHLENGADLVINAPGVSDTNRYIQNVTLNGQPYTRNHLPHSALATGATLNFTMGASATNWGSASSDLPVSITTGSAVPQPLTDVAKGGAVSASADNAASSEGAAQGFDDNSQTKWLAFQSTPWIRYQLAGGAKTVKMYTLTSANDFPGRDPKAWTLQASNDGSTWVTLDTRTGQDFPWRYQTRGFALANNTPYSHYRLQINETHGDSITQLAEIELLGK, encoded by the coding sequence GTGAAACGGCACACTTGGAAGGTCCTCGGGCTGGCGTTGCTCGGACCCCTCTGGGCGCAGCAGGCCCTGGCGCTCCCGTCGGACTACGTGAACGCGCTGCGCGGCAGCAACTCGGGGGGCGGTTACTCCCGGGGCAACACGTTCCCGGCCACGGCGGTGCCCTTCGGCTTCAACTTCTGGACGCCGATGACGGACGCCAACTCGACGAGTTGGATCTACGACTACACCCGCGGCTCCATCCAGGCCTTCACCATCAGCCACATGCCGAGCCCGTGGATGGGCGACCGGCAGACCTTCCAGGTGATGCCCCAGACGGGCGCGGTGACGGTGGATCGCGCGGCGCGGGCCGCGGCCTACAGCCACGCGAATGAGGTGGCCCGGGCCCACACCTACAGCGTGAAGTTCAACAACGGCATCCAGACGGAGATCGCCCCCACGGACCACGCGGCCTCCTGGCGCTTCACCTTCCCGGGCTCGGCCTCCTACCTGTTGTTCGACACCGTGAACGGCGTGGGGGGCTCGCTCTCCATCGACCGGACCAATGGCAGCATCTCCGGCTACACGGACCATGCGACCGGCTGGGGCCCCGCGCCGCGCATGTACTTCTACGCCAGGTTCAGCAAGGCGATCGCCGACTCGGCGAACGTCACGGGCCAGCGCGCCGTCACCTCGTGGGTGCGCTTCAACACGGTGGCGGGCGAGAAGGTGACGATGTCGATGGCCACCTCCTTCCTCAGCGTGGCCCAGGCACAGGCCAACCTCGCGCAGGAAGTCGGCACGAAGGGCTTCGACACCGTGAAGCAGGAGGCGCAGGACGCCTGGAACGCGGTGCTGGGCAAGATCGAGGTGGAGGGCGCCTCGGAGGATCAGAAGACCATCCTCTACTCCAACCTGTACCGGACCTTCCTGTACCCGAACTCGGCCTGGGAGAACGTCGGCGGCACGCCCCGCTACGCGAGCCCCTACGCGAGCGGCCACCCGGTGAAGACGGGCAAGATCTACGTCAACAACGGCTTCTGGGACACGTACCGGACCACCTGGCCGCTGTACACGCTGCTCGTGCCCACGAAGACCGGCGAGATGCTCGATGGGTTCGTCAACGGCTACAAGGACGGCGGCTGGGTCACCCGCTGGTCCGCGCCCGGCTACGCCAACATCATGGTGGGCACCAACTCGGACATCATCTTCGCGGACTCCTACCTCAAGGGCGTGCGCAACTTCGACGTCCCGGCCGCCTACGACTCGATGGTGCGCAACGCGGCGACCTACAGCAGCGATCCGGCCCGGGGCCGCAAGGGCATGCACCGCTCCATCTTCCTGGGCTACACGCCGCAGGACGTCGTGGGCGAGTCCACCTCCTGGTCCCTGGAGGGCTACCTCAATGACTTCGGCATCGCGCAGCTCGCCCAGGCGCTGGGCAAGACCGAGGACGCCCAGTACTACCTGAACCGCTCGCTGAACTACGTCCACCTCTTCTCGCCCTCGGTCGGCTTCTTCCGGGGCAAGAACGCGAACGGCTCGTGGCGGACCTCGGACGCGGACTTCAAGGCGAACCGCTGGGGCTGCGAGTACACCGAGGGCAACGCCTGGCACTACGCCGTGCTCGCCCCGCAGGATGGGCAGGGGCTCGCCAACCTCTACGCGGGCCGCAGCGGCCTGGCCAACAAGCTCGATGCGCTGTTCGAGGCCCCGCGCGACTACGACGTGGGCTGCTACGGCGGCGTCATCCACGAGATGAAGGAGGGGTACGACGTGAACATGGGGCAGTACGCCCACTCCAACCAGCCCGTGCACCACACGCCGTACATGTACAACTACGCGGGCACGCCGTGGCGGACCCAGGAGCGCGTCCGGCACATCCTCAACACACAGTACCAGTCGGGCCTCACCAACGGGTACGGCTACCTGGGCGACGAGGACAACGGCGAGATGTCCGCGTGGTACCTCTTCAGCGCCATGGGCTTCTACCCGGTCAGCATGGGCCGGCCCGAGTACGCGGTGGGGGCCCCCTTCTTCACCAAGATGACCGTGCACCTGGAGAACGGCGCGGACCTCGTCATCAACGCCCCGGGCGTCAGCGACACGAACCGCTACATCCAGAACGTCACCCTGAACGGGCAGCCGTACACGCGGAACCACCTGCCGCACAGCGCGCTGGCCACCGGCGCCACGCTGAACTTCACCATGGGCGCCTCCGCGACGAACTGGGGCTCGGCCAGCAGCGATCTGCCCGTGTCCATCACCACGGGGAGCGCCGTGCCGCAGCCGCTCACCGATGTCGCCAAGGGCGGCGCGGTGAGCGCCAGCGCGGACAACGCGGCGAGCAGCGAGGGCGCCGCGCAGGGCTTCGACGACAACTCGCAGACGAAGTGGCTCGCCTTCCAGTCCACCCCGTGGATCCGCTACCAGCTCGCGGGCGGGGCGAAGACGGTGAAGATGTACACCCTGACGTCCGCCAATGACTTCCCCGGCCGGGATCCGAAGGCCTGGACCCTCCAGGCCTCGAACGACGGCTCCACCTGGGTCACCCTGGATACGAGGACAGGCCAGGACTTCCCGTGGCGGTACCAGACACGAGGATTCGCGCTGGCCAACAACACGCCCTACAGTCACTACCGGTTGCAGATCAACGAGACCCACGGTGACTCGATCACCCAGTTGGCGGAGATCGAGCTGCTCGGGAAGTGA
- a CDS encoding siderophore-interacting protein: MASVKALIGSALGRFMFHDASVVGIRELSPRFRRVEFEGPALQGLSWEAGDKVQVFLPETGLRTYTPLAWDAQKGTTAFLIYLHGDAPGAAWGRALREGARVQFFGPRRSLSLKEPATPILFFGDETSFGVAHALKQAQAQKDLTCVFEVTRRAEAAEALRELGFEGSDVERTAGDAHLAEVYERLKGALQARKEARLVMTGKAQSIQALRAKLRADGLTPPLQVKAYWSVGKTGLG, encoded by the coding sequence ATGGCATCCGTGAAGGCATTGATTGGGAGCGCCCTGGGACGGTTCATGTTCCACGACGCTTCGGTGGTGGGCATCCGCGAGCTGTCCCCGCGCTTTCGCCGGGTCGAGTTCGAGGGCCCCGCGCTTCAGGGCCTCTCCTGGGAGGCCGGGGACAAGGTCCAGGTCTTCCTGCCCGAGACCGGCCTGCGGACCTACACGCCGCTCGCGTGGGACGCGCAGAAGGGCACCACGGCCTTCCTCATCTACCTGCACGGAGACGCCCCGGGCGCCGCATGGGGCCGGGCGCTGCGGGAAGGCGCCCGGGTTCAGTTCTTCGGCCCCCGGCGCTCCCTCTCGCTCAAGGAGCCCGCCACGCCCATCCTCTTCTTCGGGGACGAGACGTCGTTCGGCGTGGCCCATGCGCTCAAGCAGGCCCAGGCCCAGAAGGATCTGACGTGCGTCTTCGAAGTCACCCGGCGCGCGGAGGCCGCCGAGGCCCTGCGCGAGCTCGGCTTCGAGGGCTCGGACGTGGAGCGCACGGCGGGCGATGCGCACCTCGCGGAGGTTTACGAGCGGCTCAAGGGGGCACTCCAGGCGCGCAAGGAGGCCCGCCTCGTCATGACGGGCAAGGCCCAGTCCATCCAGGCGCTCCGGGCGAAGCTCCGCGCCGATGGGCTCACCCCACCCCTCCAGGTGAAGGCGTACTGGTCGGTCGGGAAAACCGGCTTGGGTTGA
- a CDS encoding uracil-DNA glycosylase produces the protein MVNESPESPEALGEVVEDLRRHLLWQEESGGRALLVDSAKLAAERSASLRSMLPPRGAAPAKAPPAEPAPAPPPVPRAEVPRAAAPERPAALAPRPASPPVAASGNGLLLDVPQKAPPYPGALPGVVDGERPTLDEIRRTLGDCQRCKLCTGRKNIVFGVGNPRADLVFVGEGPGENEDLKGIPFVGAAGDLLTKMIQAMGFSRDDVYICNVVKCRPPGNRNPEPDEIASCEPFLRSQLLAIQPKVIVALGKFAAQTLLRDSTPITRLRGQWREYQGVKLMPTFHPAYLLRSPAEKRKAWEDLQQVMKIFGKQGGART, from the coding sequence ATCGTGAACGAATCGCCTGAATCCCCGGAAGCACTGGGTGAAGTCGTGGAGGACCTGCGCCGCCACCTGCTCTGGCAGGAGGAGTCGGGCGGCCGTGCCCTGCTCGTGGACTCGGCGAAGCTGGCCGCCGAGCGCTCGGCCTCGCTGCGCTCCATGCTGCCGCCCCGGGGGGCCGCGCCCGCGAAGGCGCCTCCTGCCGAGCCGGCTCCGGCGCCCCCGCCCGTCCCCAGGGCCGAGGTGCCCCGCGCCGCCGCCCCGGAGCGTCCGGCCGCTCTCGCGCCGCGCCCGGCCAGTCCTCCCGTGGCCGCCTCCGGCAACGGCCTGCTCCTCGACGTGCCCCAGAAGGCCCCGCCCTATCCGGGGGCGCTGCCGGGGGTCGTGGACGGCGAGCGTCCGACCCTGGACGAGATCCGCCGCACGCTGGGCGACTGCCAGCGCTGCAAGCTGTGCACGGGGCGCAAGAACATCGTCTTCGGGGTGGGCAACCCGCGCGCGGACCTTGTCTTCGTGGGGGAAGGACCTGGGGAAAACGAGGATCTCAAGGGGATACCCTTCGTCGGCGCGGCGGGCGATCTGCTGACGAAGATGATCCAGGCCATGGGCTTCAGCCGGGACGATGTCTACATCTGCAACGTGGTGAAGTGCCGGCCCCCGGGCAACCGCAACCCCGAGCCGGACGAGATCGCCTCCTGCGAGCCGTTCCTGCGCTCGCAGCTCTTGGCCATCCAGCCCAAGGTCATCGTGGCGCTGGGGAAGTTCGCCGCGCAGACGCTGCTCCGGGACTCCACGCCCATCACCCGCCTGCGGGGCCAGTGGCGCGAGTACCAGGGCGTGAAGCTGATGCCCACCTTCCACCCGGCCTACCTGCTGCGCAGCCCCGCCGAGAAGCGCAAGGCGTGGGAGGACTTGCAGCAGGTGATGAAGATATTTGGTAAGCAAGGGGGAGCCCGGACCTGA
- a CDS encoding L-erythro-3,5-diaminohexanoate dehydrogenase: protein MGIDLYGLSRVVGEQGVLPQRARRLDPSLPCREAELLIDVESLNIDAASFKQIKEDVGGSPERIAQRIQEIVRERGKMQNPVTGSGGMLIGRVKELGAQHPARGTLKVGDRIATLVSLTLTPLVIEEILAVHPEIDRVDIHGHALLFASGIYARLPEDMPDTLALAALDVCGAPALVARHVRPGMTVAVLGAGKSGALCLAQARRGLQGKGQLLALDISEKALAALSGIGLCDEALKVDATQGVDVMAAVHRATGGTLCDLVVNCASVGNTEMASILSVKDGGTVIFFSMATSFTSAALGAEGVGKDVTMLVGNGYVPGHADLTLELLRAEPALRKLFETRYV from the coding sequence ATGGGCATCGATCTCTATGGGCTGTCCCGCGTCGTGGGGGAGCAGGGCGTGCTGCCCCAGCGGGCGCGCCGGCTGGATCCGTCCCTGCCGTGCCGCGAGGCCGAGCTGCTCATCGATGTGGAGAGCCTCAACATCGACGCCGCCTCCTTCAAGCAGATCAAGGAAGACGTGGGGGGCAGCCCCGAGCGCATCGCCCAGCGCATCCAGGAGATCGTCCGGGAGCGCGGCAAGATGCAGAACCCCGTCACCGGCTCGGGCGGCATGCTCATTGGCCGGGTGAAGGAGCTGGGGGCCCAGCACCCGGCGCGCGGGACGCTGAAGGTGGGTGACCGCATCGCCACGCTGGTGAGCCTCACCCTCACGCCGCTCGTCATCGAGGAGATCCTCGCCGTGCACCCGGAGATCGACCGGGTGGACATCCACGGCCATGCCCTGCTGTTCGCCTCGGGCATCTACGCGCGGCTGCCGGAGGACATGCCGGACACGCTGGCCCTGGCGGCGCTGGACGTGTGCGGCGCGCCCGCGCTGGTGGCCCGTCACGTCCGGCCGGGCATGACGGTGGCCGTGCTGGGCGCGGGCAAGAGCGGGGCGCTGTGTCTGGCCCAGGCCCGGCGGGGGCTCCAGGGGAAGGGCCAGTTGCTCGCGCTCGACATCTCCGAGAAGGCCCTGGCGGCGCTGTCCGGCATCGGCCTGTGCGACGAGGCGCTGAAGGTGGATGCCACCCAGGGCGTGGACGTGATGGCGGCGGTGCACCGGGCCACGGGCGGCACGCTGTGCGATCTCGTCGTCAACTGCGCCTCGGTGGGCAACACGGAGATGGCGTCCATCCTGTCCGTGAAGGACGGGGGCACCGTCATCTTCTTCTCCATGGCCACCAGCTTCACCTCCGCCGCCCTGGGCGCCGAAGGGGTGGGCAAGGACGTCACCATGCTGGTGGGCAACGGCTATGTGCCCGGCCACGCGGACCTGACGCTGGAGCTGCTCCGCGCCGAGCCCGCGCTGCGCAAGCTGTTCGAGACGCGCTACGTCTGA